A genomic segment from Dermatobacter hominis encodes:
- a CDS encoding penicillin acylase family protein produces the protein MRRRSGRGRAALGAVAVVLVAGLVAACTVGPPAPTRGPEGGTPVAPPPTGDPALISLSVMPPGNGGIGGPTAAHLDDQRERYDRIDDAVADGTLDDATLAPYFKDAGLGTSTPVRTETPAAGVTIAWDRWGVPRVEGDTAEEVAWGAGWAVADARLLVAEAGRLLGRAGTIEMGGSDDIVKGIQQVGTLPQLAYTDEELLDGLDRAVAAAGPEGPKILSSIDAFVDGINAWLDRHTFPPELLELGLQWRHWTRADVIAVGAAVDDIFGSGGGDEVGNARALAALRAQLGDERGRSAFERLRHADDPAATAHVGATFPYPVFATADGGPTTDTAAIDPAAVALPDQPVAVAEPAATPSMSNYMALTGARTASGHPILVGGPQSSYFAPQLLFEMELRGGGYDARGITFPGLGPWVVIGRNRDAAWTATAGGSDMSDQRMELLCEPDGSAPRPDSLHYVFQGECRSMTRPDAGEMTAWRTVHGPVVGRTTVDGRPVAIARERLSRFQTGHAAPAFWALNQGLVDSADDFARAMSDVPMSFNWVYVDAHDVATFHSGWYPIRASGVDPDLPSWGTGEWEWKGRLDWRRQPQVVDPSSGFAVSWNNHVAPGWREPDSDWSSGAVQRVDLLDRRAAALHDATPADVVRAVQDAATVDVRGARVLPAVLDLLDAEPAPSDRLDQVRDELATWVAAGAHRRDRDDDGWYDDHAVAVLDVAWEALVGVAVGPDLRSFTTSPDRRPKVLDNPPSQTGGAYGYGWYSAALDGITATTTGQGDADGPRCGGGDVDRCRTELWAVLGAAADSAGPWPRLAVGERIRFIPYVFNLQSMRWQNRPTFQQVVSFGG, from the coding sequence GTGCGACGGAGATCGGGACGAGGGCGCGCCGCGCTCGGCGCAGTCGCGGTCGTGCTGGTCGCCGGGCTGGTCGCCGCCTGCACCGTCGGACCGCCGGCCCCGACGCGGGGCCCCGAGGGCGGCACGCCGGTCGCGCCGCCGCCGACGGGCGACCCGGCGCTGATCTCGCTGTCGGTCATGCCCCCCGGCAACGGTGGCATCGGAGGACCGACCGCCGCCCACCTCGACGACCAGCGCGAGCGCTACGACCGGATCGACGACGCGGTCGCCGACGGCACGCTCGACGACGCCACCCTCGCGCCGTACTTCAAGGACGCCGGCCTGGGCACCTCGACCCCGGTGCGCACGGAGACGCCGGCGGCCGGCGTCACGATCGCGTGGGACCGGTGGGGCGTCCCCCGCGTCGAGGGCGACACGGCCGAGGAGGTCGCCTGGGGTGCGGGCTGGGCCGTCGCCGACGCGCGGCTCCTCGTCGCCGAGGCGGGGCGCCTGCTGGGACGCGCCGGCACGATCGAGATGGGCGGGTCGGACGACATCGTCAAGGGCATCCAGCAGGTGGGCACGCTCCCCCAGCTCGCCTACACCGACGAGGAGCTGCTCGACGGCCTCGACCGGGCCGTCGCCGCCGCCGGACCGGAGGGCCCGAAGATCCTGTCGTCGATCGACGCGTTCGTCGACGGCATCAACGCCTGGCTCGACCGCCACACCTTCCCGCCCGAGCTCCTCGAGCTCGGACTGCAGTGGCGGCACTGGACCCGGGCGGACGTGATCGCGGTCGGCGCCGCCGTCGACGACATCTTCGGGTCGGGCGGCGGCGACGAGGTCGGCAACGCCCGGGCGCTCGCCGCCCTCCGGGCGCAGCTCGGCGACGAGCGGGGACGGTCGGCGTTCGAACGGTTGCGCCACGCCGACGACCCCGCGGCCACCGCCCACGTCGGGGCGACCTTCCCGTACCCGGTCTTCGCGACCGCGGACGGCGGGCCCACGACCGACACCGCGGCGATCGACCCGGCGGCGGTGGCGCTGCCCGACCAGCCCGTTGCGGTCGCCGAACCCGCGGCCACGCCGTCGATGTCGAACTACATGGCGCTGACCGGGGCGCGCACGGCCTCGGGCCACCCGATCCTCGTCGGGGGCCCCCAGTCCTCCTACTTCGCCCCCCAGCTGCTGTTCGAGATGGAGCTGCGGGGCGGGGGCTACGACGCCCGCGGGATCACCTTCCCGGGGCTCGGCCCGTGGGTCGTGATCGGCCGCAACCGCGACGCCGCCTGGACCGCGACGGCCGGCGGCTCCGACATGTCCGACCAGCGCATGGAGCTGCTCTGCGAGCCCGACGGCTCGGCCCCCCGCCCCGACTCGCTTCACTACGTCTTCCAAGGCGAGTGCCGTTCGATGACCCGGCCAGACGCGGGTGAGATGACGGCGTGGCGGACCGTGCACGGGCCGGTGGTCGGGCGCACGACGGTCGACGGCCGTCCCGTCGCGATCGCCCGGGAGCGCCTGAGCCGCTTCCAGACCGGACACGCGGCGCCGGCCTTCTGGGCGCTCAACCAGGGCCTCGTCGACTCGGCGGACGACTTCGCACGGGCGATGTCGGACGTCCCGATGAGCTTCAACTGGGTCTACGTCGACGCGCACGACGTCGCGACGTTCCACAGCGGCTGGTACCCGATCCGGGCGTCGGGGGTCGATCCCGACCTCCCGTCGTGGGGCACCGGCGAGTGGGAGTGGAAGGGGCGGCTCGACTGGCGCCGCCAACCACAGGTGGTCGACCCCTCCTCCGGCTTCGCCGTGAGCTGGAACAACCACGTGGCCCCCGGTTGGCGCGAGCCCGACAGCGACTGGAGCTCGGGAGCGGTGCAGCGCGTCGACCTGCTCGATCGCCGCGCCGCCGCGCTCCACGACGCCACGCCCGCGGACGTGGTCCGGGCGGTCCAGGACGCCGCGACGGTCGACGTGCGCGGCGCACGGGTCCTCCCGGCGGTCCTCGACCTGCTGGACGCCGAGCCGGCCCCGTCGGACCGACTCGACCAGGTGCGCGACGAGCTGGCGACCTGGGTCGCCGCGGGCGCCCATCGCCGTGATCGCGACGACGACGGCTGGTACGACGACCACGCCGTGGCGGTGCTCGACGTCGCGTGGGAGGCGCTGGTCGGCGTCGCCGTCGGCCCCGACCTCCGGTCGTTCACCACGAGCCCCGATCGGCGGCCGAAGGTCCTCGACAACCCGCCGTCGCAGACGGGCGGGGCCTACGGCTACGGCTGGTACTCCGCTGCGCTCGACGGGATCACCGCCACGACGACCGGGCAGGGCGACGCCGACGGTCCACGGTGCGGTGGTGGCGACGTGGACCGCTGCCGCACCGAGCTGTGGGCGGTGCTGGGCGCCGCCGCCGACTCGGCCGGCCCCTGGCCGCGGCTCGCCGTCGGCGAGCGCATCCGGTTCATCCCCTACGTCTTCAACCTGCAGTCGATGCGCTGGCAGAACCGGCCGACGTTCCAGCAGGTCGTCAGCTTCGGCGGCTGA
- a CDS encoding acyltransferase yields MRLPSLRDLVPSRAVDAVTVRVLHPALHATATAAVAVAREALRWAYVGQVDGDRMGFRSFGERSMVQQPYATLVGLGHVEIGSDTLLAAGVCLAAVPESPDRSDGAPIIRIGDRVWSAPGLSIVAHRSVEVGDDVWFGPRVYITDAGHDPSDPSVPIGHRMEPAEPVRIGDGSWLGAGVVVLPGVTIGEHVTVGAGSVVCDDLPSHAVAVGSPARVVRRVDDGALSVVDGGASRTVSRRS; encoded by the coding sequence GTGCGCCTGCCGTCCCTCCGCGATCTGGTCCCGTCCCGTGCCGTCGACGCCGTGACGGTCCGGGTCCTGCACCCGGCGCTGCACGCCACGGCGACCGCCGCCGTCGCGGTGGCGAGGGAGGCGCTGCGCTGGGCCTACGTCGGCCAGGTCGACGGCGACCGGATGGGCTTCCGCTCGTTCGGCGAGCGGTCGATGGTGCAGCAGCCGTACGCGACGCTCGTCGGGCTCGGCCACGTCGAGATCGGCTCCGACACGCTGCTCGCAGCGGGCGTGTGCCTCGCCGCCGTGCCCGAGTCGCCCGATCGCTCGGACGGGGCACCGATCATCCGGATCGGCGACCGGGTGTGGTCGGCGCCAGGGCTGTCGATCGTGGCCCACCGCTCGGTCGAGGTCGGCGACGACGTGTGGTTCGGTCCTCGCGTCTACATCACCGACGCCGGGCACGATCCGTCGGACCCGTCGGTCCCGATCGGCCACCGGATGGAGCCGGCCGAGCCGGTGCGCATCGGCGACGGGTCCTGGCTCGGTGCCGGCGTCGTCGTGCTCCCCGGGGTGACGATCGGCGAGCACGTCACCGTGGGGGCCGGTTCGGTCGTGTGCGACGACCTGCCCTCGCACGCCGTGGCGGTGGGATCACCGGCCCGCGTCGTCCGGCGCGTGGACGACGGCGCCCTGTCGGTCGTCGACGGCGGAGCGTCGCGGACGGTCAGCCGCCGAAGCTGA
- a CDS encoding glycosyltransferase family 2 protein — MKQTAPRPISDRLPRREPTSTPGPPKGAPLPVVDRAAAIDPTTSERVPASVPAPTELAAPTAVAGATAEVRRAGRLARYVGVLIATICIGAALVLWLLASARVSDVEEAPRTASFFGRWEFTYDPQVPAITLVLGAIGLGLLFAAAAAVVERVVLDRSRRSTDAETKLLAPRLVMAETRGVFAGPVTVTVLIPAHDEAASIGATLTSLAAQEPAPDRVIVVADNCTDDTAAIARAHGAEVFATVGNTEKKAGALNQALRGLLGEMGDNDVVMCMDADTVLDPGFLEAGIQRFTGDRALMAIGGLFYGEEGHGLIGQLQRNEYVRYSREIKRRRGRVFVLTGTASMFRSRALRTVAASRGTILPGVNGDVYDTAALTEDNELTLAIKSLGGLMASPDGCRVVTELMPTWRNLWTQRLRWQRGALENLGAYGPTPTMLRYWAQQLGIGYSVIALSAFWLLIGVTAVSTDRWVWFPFWLGVGSIFVVDRVISAWKGGWRARLLAALLVPELLYDMYLDLVYVKGILDITFARTATWGHVAHGTASGPSPQGEGRSDVGAAAGVSS, encoded by the coding sequence GTGAAGCAGACCGCGCCCCGACCGATCTCCGATCGGCTCCCCCGCCGCGAGCCGACGTCGACCCCGGGACCGCCGAAGGGCGCACCGCTCCCCGTGGTCGACCGCGCCGCAGCGATCGATCCGACCACCTCCGAGCGCGTCCCCGCGAGCGTCCCTGCCCCGACCGAGCTCGCTGCACCGACCGCGGTCGCTGGCGCGACGGCCGAGGTCCGGCGCGCCGGACGACTCGCCCGCTACGTCGGCGTGCTGATCGCCACGATCTGCATCGGCGCCGCCCTCGTCCTCTGGCTCCTCGCCTCCGCCCGGGTCTCCGACGTGGAGGAGGCCCCGCGGACCGCCTCGTTCTTCGGGCGCTGGGAGTTCACCTACGACCCACAGGTCCCGGCCATCACCCTCGTGCTGGGCGCGATCGGCCTGGGGCTGCTGTTCGCCGCCGCCGCCGCGGTCGTCGAGCGGGTCGTCCTGGACCGGTCCCGCCGGTCCACCGACGCCGAGACCAAGCTGCTCGCCCCTCGGCTCGTGATGGCCGAGACCCGAGGCGTCTTCGCGGGACCGGTCACGGTCACCGTGCTCATCCCGGCCCACGACGAGGCGGCGTCGATCGGCGCGACCCTCACATCGCTCGCCGCCCAGGAGCCGGCGCCGGACCGGGTCATCGTCGTCGCCGACAACTGCACCGACGACACCGCCGCGATCGCCCGCGCCCACGGCGCCGAGGTGTTCGCCACCGTCGGCAACACCGAGAAGAAGGCCGGCGCCCTCAACCAGGCGCTGCGAGGGCTGCTGGGCGAGATGGGCGACAACGACGTGGTCATGTGCATGGACGCCGACACCGTCCTGGACCCCGGGTTCCTCGAGGCCGGCATCCAGCGCTTCACCGGCGACCGGGCGCTCATGGCGATCGGCGGCCTGTTCTACGGCGAGGAGGGCCACGGGCTCATCGGCCAGCTGCAGCGCAACGAGTACGTGCGCTACTCGCGTGAGATCAAGCGCCGGCGCGGTCGGGTCTTCGTGCTCACCGGCACGGCGTCGATGTTCCGCTCCCGTGCGCTGCGGACCGTCGCGGCGAGCCGCGGGACGATCCTCCCGGGGGTCAACGGCGACGTGTACGACACCGCGGCGCTCACCGAGGACAACGAGCTGACGCTCGCGATCAAGTCGCTGGGCGGCCTCATGGCCTCCCCCGACGGCTGCCGGGTCGTCACCGAGCTGATGCCGACCTGGCGGAACCTCTGGACGCAGCGCCTCCGCTGGCAGCGCGGCGCCCTCGAGAACCTCGGGGCCTACGGCCCCACGCCGACCATGCTGCGGTACTGGGCGCAGCAGCTCGGCATCGGGTACTCGGTCATCGCGCTGAGCGCGTTCTGGCTCCTGATCGGCGTGACCGCCGTGTCCACGGACCGCTGGGTGTGGTTCCCGTTCTGGCTGGGGGTCGGGAGCATCTTCGTGGTCGACCGCGTGATCAGCGCGTGGAAGGGCGGCTGGCGGGCCCGCCTGCTCGCGGCGCTGCTGGTCCCCGAGCTGCTCTACGACATGTACCTGGACCTGGTGTACGTGAAGGGGATCCTCGACATCACGTTCGCCCGCACCGCGACGTGGGGCCACGTCGCGCACGGGACCGCCTCCGGGCCATCGCCGCAGGGCGAGGGCAGATCCGACGTCGGCGCGGCTGCGGGGGTGTCGTCGTGA
- a CDS encoding iron-containing redox enzyme family protein, whose product MDRRLHPRFEMALRLGGDDLSGLAGATRADERDGLLTLARIHDLHLGPVDEVGPAVRWQHHPVVAGLKAHLEAELLASLPAPGPEGPDAVAAIRRLGREGLVPAVYDWVADDASEDELVAFLAVEGGPDANFDDLVAICQVGLRGEPKMELARNYWDEMGRGDPARVHTELHRALVAALALPTLPRAQQPSSALRRTALGNVLATNRALQPELVGALGLLELQAGPRCRRVVTAMRRLGLGADAEEFYAEHADADPRHGKDWVAHVIAPLATEPDWASRMVTGARWRSVVNAAFFDDMAATFIPRRRASA is encoded by the coding sequence ATGGATCGTCGGCTGCACCCCCGGTTCGAGATGGCGCTGCGGCTCGGGGGCGACGACCTCTCGGGGCTGGCCGGGGCCACCCGCGCCGACGAGCGCGACGGCCTCCTCACCCTCGCCCGGATCCACGACCTGCACCTCGGCCCGGTCGACGAGGTCGGGCCGGCGGTGCGATGGCAGCACCACCCCGTCGTCGCAGGGCTGAAGGCGCACCTGGAGGCGGAGCTCCTCGCCTCGCTCCCCGCCCCCGGCCCGGAGGGCCCCGATGCGGTCGCCGCCATCCGGCGTCTCGGCCGGGAGGGCCTGGTGCCGGCGGTGTACGACTGGGTCGCCGACGACGCGTCGGAGGACGAGCTCGTCGCCTTCCTCGCCGTCGAGGGCGGTCCCGACGCCAACTTCGACGACCTCGTCGCGATCTGCCAGGTGGGCCTCAGGGGCGAGCCCAAGATGGAGCTCGCCCGCAACTACTGGGACGAGATGGGCCGGGGCGACCCCGCACGCGTCCACACGGAGCTGCACCGCGCCCTCGTCGCCGCCCTCGCGCTGCCGACCTTGCCCCGCGCCCAGCAGCCGTCGAGCGCGCTGCGCCGCACCGCGCTCGGCAACGTCCTGGCGACCAACCGGGCCCTGCAGCCGGAGCTGGTCGGGGCGCTCGGGCTCCTCGAGCTGCAGGCGGGACCGCGGTGCCGCCGGGTCGTCACGGCGATGCGCCGGCTCGGGCTCGGCGCGGACGCTGAGGAGTTCTACGCCGAGCACGCCGACGCCGACCCCAGGCACGGCAAGGACTGGGTCGCCCACGTCATCGCCCCGTTGGCGACCGAGCCCGACTGGGCCTCCAGGATGGTGACCGGGGCCCGCTGGCGCTCGGTCGTGAACGCAGCGTTCTTCGACGACATGGCGGCGACCTTCATCCCTCGCCGACGCGCCAGCGCATGA
- a CDS encoding PP2C family protein-serine/threonine phosphatase, whose translation MSAPPGDGPPAAADPTPTDAPGRRNGAPPEEGAAAGTEPHRGLLEALIDGSHLAVPDDVPALLVRHGVLLGALDVGLYLADLEQQTLRPVPNPAGSTRDPVDIDATLAGRCFQRIEIERSDPVDGRVSAWIPVLDGTERLGVLEVVLPAGQIAPPITALTAFGGLVAELVVTKANYGDLFEKVRRTRPLSAAAELLWQLLPPLTFANNELVIAAAFAPPYDLGGDAFDYAVDAHTARLAIFDALGHGLSSGLLATLVLATYRNCRRLDMPLEATVEAIDAAIAAQYTDSSFVTGVVAELDISSGELRYCVAGHPRPLLLRNGRIVKELRNVVNRPPLGLRSGPWEPAHETLEPDDRVILFSDGVTEARREGGQFLGDARLADLIVRASGAGAPPPETLRRLLRSILDHQEGELQDDATVVILEWRGPGPDRLDIDGPPHLAPRP comes from the coding sequence ATGAGCGCGCCGCCGGGCGACGGTCCGCCGGCGGCGGCCGACCCGACACCCACCGACGCCCCGGGCCGACGGAACGGGGCGCCACCCGAAGAGGGAGCGGCGGCCGGCACCGAGCCCCACCGTGGCCTCCTGGAGGCGCTGATCGACGGTTCGCACCTCGCGGTCCCGGACGACGTGCCGGCGCTCCTCGTCCGCCACGGCGTGCTGCTCGGCGCGCTCGACGTCGGCCTGTACCTCGCCGACCTCGAGCAGCAGACGCTGCGACCCGTGCCCAACCCGGCCGGATCGACCAGGGACCCGGTCGACATCGATGCCACGTTGGCGGGGCGCTGCTTCCAGCGCATCGAGATCGAGCGGTCCGATCCGGTCGACGGTCGGGTCAGCGCCTGGATCCCGGTCCTCGACGGCACCGAGCGGCTGGGCGTGCTCGAGGTCGTCCTCCCCGCAGGGCAGATCGCGCCTCCGATCACCGCCCTCACGGCGTTCGGCGGCCTGGTCGCCGAGCTGGTGGTGACCAAGGCGAACTACGGCGACCTCTTCGAGAAGGTCAGGCGGACCCGCCCGCTGTCCGCCGCCGCCGAGCTGCTCTGGCAGCTGCTGCCGCCGCTGACCTTCGCCAACAACGAGCTCGTGATCGCCGCCGCGTTCGCACCGCCCTACGACCTTGGTGGCGACGCGTTCGACTACGCCGTCGACGCCCACACGGCCCGGCTCGCGATCTTCGACGCGCTGGGCCACGGGCTCTCGTCGGGTCTCCTCGCCACGCTCGTCCTCGCCACCTACCGGAACTGCCGCCGGCTCGACATGCCGCTGGAGGCCACGGTCGAGGCGATCGACGCCGCGATCGCCGCCCAGTACACCGACAGCTCCTTCGTCACCGGCGTCGTCGCCGAGCTCGACATCTCCTCCGGCGAACTCCGCTACTGCGTCGCCGGCCATCCTCGACCGCTGCTCCTCCGCAACGGTCGGATCGTCAAGGAGCTGAGGAACGTGGTGAACCGACCGCCGCTCGGGTTGCGGTCGGGCCCGTGGGAGCCGGCACACGAGACCCTCGAGCCGGACGACCGGGTGATCCTGTTCAGCGACGGCGTAACCGAGGCCCGCCGCGAGGGCGGTCAGTTCCTCGGCGACGCACGGCTCGCCGACCTCATCGTCCGTGCCAGCGGCGCCGGCGCGCCCCCGCCGGAGACGCTGCGGCGACTGCTGCGCTCGATCCTGGACCACCAGGAGGGCGAGCTCCAGGACGACGCCACGGTGGTGATCCTCGAGTGGCGCGGCCCCGGCCCGGACCGCCTCGACATCGACGGGCCGCCCCATCTCGCGCCTCGGCCCTGA